Part of the Candidatus Hydrogenedentota bacterium genome is shown below.
AACCAAACCATGGAACAAGAGGGGATCTTTGCCGATTATGTCCGTGCCCGTCTCAATCTGCCTTGTCCCGACCCGTCTTTTTCAGCAGAATCCTTGCTCTACAGACTCAATAACACCTTGGCAAAAGGACTTTCTGCGCCCCGTGGCCCCATTCATATCAATTGCAAGTTCAGAGAACCTTTGGCGCCTATTGACTGCGCGGAAGCATGGCAGGATTCTTATCTGGAAGGCTTGGGCGCTTGGTTCAACCATGAAAAGCCTTTCAATCGTTCCATACCGGCGCAACGGAGCCTTTCAAAAGAGCTGCAAGATGAACTTATTGAACGCATCCATCAGAGCCGGAGAGGGCTCGTCCTCGTGGGGCGCACTGTGGACGACGCGCAACGAAAAGAAATGATGGAGCTCATCAACACACTTGGATGGCCGGTCTTTGCTGATATCACCTCAGGCTGCCGCAACAACGAACGCATTGCTACCCTCGTTCCTTATTACAATCTGCTCCTGCGCTCCGAAAAATTTCGACAATGGTTCAAACCGGATTTGATCCTTCATCTCGGAGGCGCTTTTGTCTCAAAGGCTCTTCCCGCTTTTGTGCAAAACCAAGAGGCGCCCTATATCCATCTTTCTCCGGAGAAAAGGCACGGGGGACTTTCCAATCGCGTAACCATTGGCTGCTCTATTGATCTGAAAACCTTGCTCCCTGCTTTGGAATCCTTCAATAGGGAAAAATCGAGAACGGCGGATTGGGAAGTCTTCCGCAAGATGAATGAGGGCTTAACAACCCGACTGCGTCAATACCGATCCAAAGCCGAAAGTTTGAACGAAATTGAGATTGCCGCAATCATCGACCAAGAATTGGGTTCGGAAAACGCACTCTTTTTGGGAAACAGTATGCCTGTTCGTGATATGGACCAATTCGCAACCCGTGCTTTTTCTCGCCTCATTCATGCCAATCGCGGCCTAAGCGGAATTGATGGCAATATCGCCACCGCAGCAGGAATAGCGTGGGGGAGCGGCGTCCCGGTGACCGCTGTCATCGGGGATATGGCGGCCTTGCATGATCTTAATTCCTTGGCATTGTTGCAGCACCAAGAAACTCCCGTTATACTGGTCGTCATCAATAATGGCGGCGGCGGCATTTTTTCTTTCTTGCCCATAGCCGAATATAAAGAGCCTTTTGGCCGCTACTTCGCAACAAGCCATAGCTATCGATTCAAAGAAGGGGCCGCCTTATTTTCATTGGATTATGTAGAGGTTTCAACGAGCGCAGAATTTTGTGATGCCCTGCAAAAAGCCAAAAATAAGAATAAATCCTCAGTAATTGAAGTTACCGTCTGCAAAGAGATAAACCTAAAGTTTCACAAGAACTGTTATGAGGCGGCAACTTTATGGATAGATCAACTTGTCGATTCCCTACGTTGATCTTTCTTTTTCCCGTATACTACTATGGTTAGCAGAGACCCGAAACAATTGGATATGATATATATATACAACAACACGGATAGGAATAAATTGCGGTGACTATAAATCTAAAAAACTTGTATGCTTCCGAAAAGCCGGTGATTTCTTTTGAACTATTTCCACCTAAAACAGAAGAGGGGAAACAAAGCCTGTTCCGGCATTTACGCGAATTGATCGCGTGTCAACCTGCCTATCTGACCTGTACCTATGGGGCAGGCGGCGGCACCCGCGAACGAAGCTTGGAATTATTGACCGAAGTACGCAAGCACTATCCGAACATACCCCTTGCCTCACACCTAACCTGTGTGGGCAGTACCCGTGAAGAATTGATGCACTATATTGATCAGATTGTTGAAATTGGAATCACCCACATTGTCGCCTTGCGTGGAGACCCGCCTAAAGACACAGGCACTTTTACGCCCGTTCCCGGCGGACTGCGCTATGCCAATGAACTGGTCAGTCTTATCCGTGAGCATTATCCGGAGATGGGTATCGCTGTTGCCGGTTATCCGGAAACCCATCCGGAAGCGCCTTCTCCTGCCATTGATTTGGAAAACCTAAAACACAAAGTGGACGCAGGCGCAGATATGGTTGTGACCCAGTTATTTTTTGAAAATGGCGATTATTTCAGATTCAGGGATCGCTGCGCCGAAATCGGGATTAACGTCCCCATTGTCCCGGGTATCTTGCCGGTGACGAATTTGACGCAAATAAAACGGCTCACGCAGATGTGCGGCACACGGCTCAGCCATAAATTGGTGCGCCGTCTTGAAGTCCACAACGACGATGATGAAGGACAATATGCGGTGGGCGTATATTATGCGGCACGGCAGGCAGAAGAGCTAATCGCGCAAGGCGCGCCGGGCATCCATTTTTACGTGCTCAACAAGTCACGTGCCACGGCGCAAATCTGTCGTTC
Proteins encoded:
- the metF gene encoding methylenetetrahydrofolate reductase [NAD(P)H], giving the protein MNLKNLYASEKPVISFELFPPKTEEGKQSLFRHLRELIACQPAYLTCTYGAGGGTRERSLELLTEVRKHYPNIPLASHLTCVGSTREELMHYIDQIVEIGITHIVALRGDPPKDTGTFTPVPGGLRYANELVSLIREHYPEMGIAVAGYPETHPEAPSPAIDLENLKHKVDAGADMVVTQLFFENGDYFRFRDRCAEIGINVPIVPGILPVTNLTQIKRLTQMCGTRLSHKLVRRLEVHNDDDEGQYAVGVYYAARQAEELIAQGAPGIHFYVLNKSRATAQICRSLALFTPTD